In a genomic window of Gossypium arboreum isolate Shixiya-1 chromosome 7, ASM2569848v2, whole genome shotgun sequence:
- the LOC108485571 gene encoding uncharacterized protein LOC108485571: MDLPSFPAAPTVGATSVHLNYPESVESSPRSHNDNTYDDPLPAVPGARLRLMCSFGGHIMPRPHDKSLCYIGGETRIVAVDRHCSLSALCTRLSRALLSGRSFTLKYQLPTEDLDSLVSVSTDEDLENMIEEYDRLIATSASSATSSRIRLFLFFNKPDTAASMGPLLNDAKSETWFVDALNGSGLVPRGNSDSATIEALLNIDGEFEAEQVVEEQNKEVKNNNVVHEVQCSLPDSPLVEKSSSFGSSSSSPSMSNLPPIRVRFDQDGGPKVQDQRVGIEEQFAQMSFATNIHKQDDCYGATAVSALPPHLAPTRTGGSSDNLNRILSDDERSDQGVPVGFRKPPLPLQPVQHKACGTYNLPSPDSVASDSSIASANSLSKAMYYQDQTHVTIRDNRTAANPTTNSDTSIPSNQAQIQQIQDSYTLSSQLDQQQQQQQQQQQQQQQFVQDTVHYTPAPMQMSSYYPVYAPPLQQQQLLHHPADQQYPAVYVMPVTQVTQPQPYMSMQSNTGVMTMKSNASDASIMAPTRPLTPPTPSMATVSTAYKETMPPIYPTSTAKPEMAATVYRTAVPSPHQVVQVQQPYVGFSQMQHPPPSPAVTHTANYRYEYPNPTQDQMYYAQHQTPQLPPQYQTLTPAAAAAALADASKQLPTDGSNQQIR; the protein is encoded by the exons ATGGATCTACCATCTTTCCCTGCTGCCCCCACAGTTGGTGCCACAAGTGTACATCTAAACTATCCTGAATCAGTTGAATCATCTCCACGGTCTCATAATGACAACACCTATGATGATCCTCTCCCAGCTGTTCCTGGTGCAAGGCTACGCCTAATGTGTAGCTTTGGTGGTCATATAATGCCTCGTCCACATGACAAATCGCTTTGTTACATCGGCGGTGAGACTCGTATCGTTGCGGTTGATCGTCATTGTTCCCTTTCGGCCCTTTGTACCCGTCTCTCTCGTGCTCTTCTTAGTGGTCGTTCTTTTACCTTGAAGTACCAGCTTCCAACTGAAGACCTTGATTCCCTTGTATCTGTATCTACAGATGAGGATCTTGAGAACATGATTGAAGAATATGATCGTTTAATAGCAACATCAGCTTCTTCGGCAACCTCCTCGAGAATccgtttgtttcttttctttaacaaGCCGGACACTGCAGCTTCAATGGGTCCATTGCTAAATGATGCTAAGTCAGAAACATGGTTTGTTGATGCACTTAATGGTTCAGGATTGGTTCCTAGAGGAAACTCAGATTCTGCTACCATAGAAGCCTTGTTGAATATTGATGGTGAATTTGAGGCAGAACAAGTTGTAGAAGAGCAGAATAAAGAAGTCAAAAACAATAATGTAGTTCATGAAGTTCAGTGTTCATTGCCTGATTCTCCATTAGTGGAGAAATCTTCATCTTttggttcatcttcttcttcacctTCAATGTCCAACTTGCCACCTATTCGGGTTCGATTTGATCAAGATGGTGGTCCTAAAGTTCAAGACCAAAGGGTTGGCATAGAAGAACAGTTTGCTCAGATGAGTTTTGCTACTAATATCCATAAGCAAGATGATTGCTATGGGGCGACGGCAGTGTCCGCTCTGCCGCCGCATCTGGCGCCTACTCGCACAGGTGGTTCTAGTGACAACTTGAATCGTATTTTATCTGATGATGAGAGATCCGATCAAGGAGTTCCAGTCGGTTTTCGCAAACCTCCACTGCCATTGCAGCCAGTACAACACAAAGCTTGTGGCACTTATAATTTGCCTTCCCCTGATTCAGTTGCAAG CGATAGTAGCATTGCCTCTGCAAATTCTCTCTCAAAGGCCATGTATTATCAAGATCAAACTCATGTTACAATCAGAGATAATAGGACTGCTGCTAACCCCACTACCAATTCAGATACTTCCATTCCAAGCAACCAAGCCCAAATTCAACAGATTCAAGATTCCTACACTTTGTCTTCACAATTGGATCAACAACAGCAACAGCAgcagcaacaacaacaacaacaacaacagttCGTGCAAGACACTGTGCATTACACCCCTGCTCCGATGCAGATGTCATCTTACTATCCGGTGTACGCTCCACCATTACAACAGCAGCAGTTGCTTCATCATCCAGCTGATCAGCAGTACCCTGCAGTATATGTAATGCCTGTTACACAAGTAACACAACCACAACCATACATGTCTATGCAATCTAATACTGGTGTCATGACTATGAAATCCAACGCAAGTGATGCTAGTATTATGGCCCCAACTCGCCCATTGACACCACCAACTCCTTCAATGGCTACTGTCTCAACTGCTTACAAAGAGACTATGCCGCCCATCTATCCCACAAGTACAGCTAAACCTGAAATGGCAGCAACTGTGTATAGAACAGCAGTTCCATCACCTCACCAAGTGGTTCAAGTTCAACAACCATATGTAGGCTTCTCCCAAATGCAACATCCCCCACCATCACCTGCTGTAACTCATACTGCTAATTATCGCTATGAGTATCCGAACCCTACACAAGATCAAATGTACTATGCTCAGCATCAAACTCCTCAACTTCCTCCGCAGTATCAAACCTTGACTCCGGCTGCTGCAGCGGCCGCATTGGCAGATGCTTCGAAACAACTGCCTACTGATGGTAGCAATCAGCAAATCAGGTGA